The following are encoded in a window of Thalassotalea insulae genomic DNA:
- a CDS encoding PilN domain-containing protein, whose translation MAHINLLPWREEAEKAKQREYFTLLTAVAFGALAVVFLVGQFYQMRIDGQIARNQYLKNEIQLLDERIKEIKELNAKKSELLKRTSVVEQLQRSRNVGTQVLDEIAQVVPSGIYLTKMEKSGSNLQLIGKSESNNHLANMIRNIEASDFFADAVLESITANDAQSKLLSDFKMRVRIKGLLDKNDTTQGANP comes from the coding sequence ATGGCACATATAAACCTGCTTCCTTGGCGCGAAGAAGCTGAAAAGGCAAAGCAAAGAGAATACTTTACCCTGCTGACAGCAGTGGCGTTTGGCGCATTGGCTGTTGTTTTTCTCGTTGGCCAGTTTTACCAAATGCGCATCGATGGTCAGATCGCCCGTAATCAATACTTAAAAAATGAAATACAATTGCTTGATGAAAGAATCAAAGAAATTAAGGAATTAAACGCTAAGAAAAGTGAGTTATTGAAACGAACTAGTGTAGTTGAACAACTGCAGCGTAGTAGAAATGTTGGCACACAGGTATTAGATGAAATTGCTCAGGTTGTGCCTTCTGGAATCTATTTAACGAAAATGGAAAAGTCCGGTAGTAATCTGCAGTTAATCGGAAAGAGTGAGTCGAATAATCACTTAGCTAATATGATTCGCAATATTGAAGCCTCTGATTTTTTTGCAGACGCTGTACTTGAGTCTATTACTGCTAATGATGCTCAGAGTAAATTACTCAGTGATTTTAAAATGCGGGTGCGGATCAAAGGTTTGCTTGATAAAAATGATACAACTCAAGGAGCTAACCCGTGA
- the envZ gene encoding two-component system sensor histidine kinase EnvZ yields MKILPRSAFGQTILLIGVLLLINQAVSLVSIMVYIVQPNSHQVDQLLAKQVRVVFIDVKEPVLSPAMAVAFQRETGIGVYTEQDALPLGLQDALYYEFRSQVMSELLGGPAEVRISQGDEYLFWIRPPQAPNYWVKIPLTGLEEANYTPLIIVLMILGALSVIGGWLFVRQLNRPLKALQSAAHEVGRGEFPAPLLERGTTEIVAVTQAFNHMSRGIKQLEDDRNLLMAGISHDLRTPLTRIRLATEMMSQQDEFLKEGIEADIDDMNTIIDQFIDYIRHDVKDKAELTNLNVLLQEVVHAEAVNGRNIVLAAGDIPKIPLRYVAIKRVVANLIQNAIRYSEHDIIIESGQEPSGHFVYFAVSDSGPGIPDADIERLFQPFTQGDKARGTEGSGLGLAIIKRIVDMHGGRILLTNRETGGLSAKVILPVSL; encoded by the coding sequence ATGAAAATACTGCCACGTAGTGCTTTTGGGCAAACTATTCTACTAATAGGTGTACTGTTACTGATCAATCAAGCCGTTTCTTTGGTCTCGATTATGGTCTATATCGTTCAGCCTAATTCACATCAGGTTGATCAGCTATTAGCGAAGCAAGTACGGGTAGTATTTATTGATGTCAAAGAGCCGGTGCTCAGTCCGGCGATGGCAGTAGCATTCCAGCGAGAAACCGGTATTGGAGTCTATACCGAACAAGATGCGCTGCCCCTTGGTTTACAAGACGCATTATATTACGAATTTCGCTCTCAAGTAATGTCGGAGTTATTGGGAGGACCCGCAGAAGTTCGTATTTCTCAAGGGGATGAGTATCTGTTTTGGATCCGTCCGCCACAAGCGCCTAACTATTGGGTGAAAATTCCGCTCACCGGTTTAGAAGAAGCTAACTATACTCCGCTTATTATTGTGTTAATGATACTCGGTGCTCTCAGTGTTATTGGAGGCTGGTTGTTTGTACGGCAACTTAATCGCCCGTTAAAAGCATTGCAATCGGCAGCTCATGAGGTGGGTAGAGGGGAGTTTCCAGCACCTTTGCTGGAGCGAGGTACAACTGAAATTGTTGCCGTAACTCAAGCGTTTAATCATATGTCGAGAGGGATCAAGCAACTGGAAGATGACCGGAATTTGTTAATGGCAGGAATTTCACATGATTTACGGACACCATTAACTCGTATTCGTCTGGCGACAGAAATGATGTCACAACAGGATGAGTTTCTAAAAGAAGGAATTGAAGCCGATATCGATGATATGAATACTATCATAGATCAGTTTATTGATTATATTCGTCATGATGTTAAAGATAAGGCTGAACTAACAAACTTGAATGTGTTATTACAAGAAGTGGTGCATGCAGAGGCGGTAAATGGCAGAAATATAGTATTGGCTGCTGGTGATATTCCTAAAATACCGTTACGTTATGTCGCCATTAAACGGGTAGTCGCTAATTTGATTCAGAATGCAATACGTTATAGTGAGCATGATATTATTATAGAATCAGGCCAGGAACCGTCAGGGCATTTTGTCTATTTTGCAGTATCTGATTCAGGTCCAGGGATCCCAGATGCGGATATTGAGCGTTTATTTCAACCTTTTACTCAGGGAGATAAAGCGCGTGGTACGGAAGGGAGTGGCTTAGGGCTAGCGATTATTAAACGGATTGTTGATATGCATGGCGGCCGAATTTTACTCACTAACCGTGAAACTGGCGGTTTATCTGCTAAGGTGATATTGCCAGTATCACTATAA
- the pckA gene encoding phosphoenolpyruvate carboxykinase (ATP), whose product MTVLQKNIDLSQYGINNTTEVVYNPSYDLLFAEETKSELSGFDKGVVTELGAVSVDTGIFTGRSPKDKYIVRDDVSRDTVWWSDQGKNDNKPMTPETWDHLKSLVTEQLSGQRLFVVDTFCGANEDTRLKVRFITEVAWQAHFVKNMFIRPTDAELESYEPDFVVMNGAKTTNPNWQEQGLNSENFVAFNLTEKMQLIGGTWYGGEMKKGMFSMMNYLLPLKGIASMHCSANVGKEGDVAIFFGLSGTGKTTLSTDPKRELIGDDEHGWDDNGIFNFEGGCYAKTINLSKENEPDIYNAIRRDALLENVSVGADGKIDFDDNSKTENTRVSYPIHHIDNIVKPVSRAGHAKKVIFLTADAFGVLPPVSKLTPEQTEYYFLSGFTAKLAGTERGITEPTPTFSSCFGAAFLSLHPTQYAEVLRTRMQAVGAEAYLVNTGWNGTGKRISIKATRAIIDAILDGSIDSADTEVLPLFNLNVPTQVAGVEDGILDPRDTYEHSEQWHEKAVDLAKRFINNFDKFTDTDNGKALVKAGPLV is encoded by the coding sequence ATGACTGTTTTGCAAAAAAACATCGACTTATCACAATACGGCATCAACAACACAACAGAAGTTGTTTATAACCCTTCTTACGATTTGTTATTTGCAGAAGAGACAAAATCAGAACTCTCAGGTTTTGATAAAGGTGTAGTAACTGAACTCGGTGCAGTCTCTGTCGATACTGGTATTTTTACTGGTCGCTCTCCTAAAGATAAATATATTGTTCGTGATGATGTCAGCCGCGATACCGTATGGTGGTCAGATCAAGGGAAAAACGATAATAAACCTATGACACCAGAAACTTGGGACCATTTAAAATCATTAGTAACAGAACAGTTATCAGGACAACGTCTATTCGTTGTGGATACTTTTTGTGGTGCTAATGAGGATACTCGTTTAAAGGTAAGGTTTATTACGGAAGTCGCATGGCAAGCACACTTTGTTAAAAATATGTTCATTCGCCCTACTGACGCAGAATTAGAAAGCTATGAGCCAGATTTCGTAGTAATGAACGGTGCCAAAACCACTAACCCTAACTGGCAAGAACAAGGATTAAACTCAGAAAACTTTGTTGCTTTCAACCTGACAGAAAAAATGCAGTTAATTGGTGGTACCTGGTACGGCGGTGAAATGAAAAAAGGCATGTTCTCTATGATGAACTACCTGTTGCCACTTAAAGGTATAGCCTCTATGCACTGTAGCGCGAATGTAGGTAAAGAAGGCGATGTCGCAATTTTCTTTGGTTTATCTGGTACAGGTAAAACCACGTTATCTACCGACCCTAAGCGTGAATTAATCGGTGATGATGAGCATGGCTGGGATGACAATGGTATATTTAACTTTGAAGGTGGTTGTTACGCAAAAACCATTAATTTAAGTAAAGAAAATGAGCCAGATATTTATAATGCTATCCGCCGTGACGCGCTATTAGAAAATGTCTCTGTTGGTGCTGATGGTAAAATTGATTTTGATGATAACTCAAAAACTGAGAATACTCGTGTTTCTTATCCAATTCATCATATCGATAATATTGTTAAACCGGTATCACGTGCTGGCCATGCCAAAAAAGTGATCTTCTTAACTGCCGATGCATTTGGTGTCTTACCACCAGTATCTAAATTAACGCCAGAGCAAACTGAATACTACTTTTTATCTGGTTTTACTGCTAAGTTAGCAGGTACTGAGCGTGGTATTACAGAGCCAACACCAACATTTTCAAGTTGTTTTGGTGCTGCTTTCCTAAGTTTACACCCAACACAATATGCCGAAGTCCTACGTACCCGCATGCAAGCTGTTGGCGCAGAAGCGTATTTGGTCAATACCGGGTGGAACGGTACTGGCAAACGTATTTCAATTAAAGCAACTCGCGCCATTATTGATGCCATTCTTGATGGTTCTATCGATTCTGCTGACACTGAAGTACTACCGTTATTTAACTTAAACGTACCAACGCAAGTTGCCGGAGTAGAAGACGGAATTTTAGATCCAAGAGATACATACGAGCATAGCGAGCAATGGCATGAAAAAGCGGTCGACTTAGCTAAGCGTTTTATCAATAACTTTGATAAATTTACCGATACCGATAATGGTAAGGCATTAGTAAAAGCTGGACCTTTAGTGTAA
- the ompR gene encoding osmolarity response regulator transcription factor OmpR, which translates to MGHETPKIIVVDDDMRLRALLERYLVEQGFVVRSASNAEQMDRLLERENFHLLVLDLMLPGEDGLSICRRLRQSSNDIPIVMLTAKGDEVDRIIGLELGADDYMPKPFNPRELLARIKAVLRRRVQEAPGAPSQEENIIEFGEYQLNLATREMLKGDVNMPLTSGEFAVLKALITHPREPLSRDKLMNLARGRDYSALERSIDVQVSRLRRMLEEDPAKPRYIQTVWGLGYVFVPEGKAVA; encoded by the coding sequence ATGGGACACGAAACACCTAAAATCATAGTTGTTGATGATGATATGCGTTTGCGAGCGTTACTTGAACGCTACCTAGTTGAGCAAGGTTTTGTGGTGCGTAGTGCATCAAATGCTGAGCAAATGGATCGTTTACTTGAACGAGAAAATTTTCACTTACTGGTACTCGACCTCATGCTACCGGGTGAAGACGGCCTATCAATATGTCGGCGTCTACGTCAGAGTTCTAATGATATTCCCATTGTTATGCTCACTGCTAAAGGTGATGAAGTTGATCGTATCATTGGTCTAGAATTAGGCGCAGATGATTATATGCCGAAACCTTTTAACCCGCGTGAACTTCTGGCACGGATAAAGGCGGTATTAAGACGACGTGTTCAGGAAGCTCCGGGAGCACCATCTCAGGAAGAGAATATTATTGAGTTTGGTGAATATCAACTTAATTTGGCGACACGTGAGATGTTAAAAGGTGATGTGAATATGCCATTAACCAGTGGCGAGTTTGCGGTTTTAAAAGCTTTGATCACTCACCCGAGAGAGCCTTTATCCAGAGACAAACTTATGAACCTGGCGCGTGGCCGAGACTATTCAGCATTAGAGCGTAGTATCGATGTTCAGGTCTCCAGGTTAAGAAGAATGCTGGAAGAAGACCCGGCAAAACCAAGATATATTCAAACGGTATGGGGATTAGGCTACGTATTTGTACCTGAGGGTAAGGCGGTTGCTTAA
- a CDS encoding pilus assembly protein PilP, with translation MKKIAVILISLSLAGCFDDTSDLQAHIAQVQANTPKQIEPIPKIPEFNHFDYSVTSLRSPFDAPRPEAIQEKVQQMSGCLSPDPRRRKQPLEKFSLSDLSMKGTLGELGITWALVEASDTTLHRVAVGNYLGLYNGRITEVNQNNVKVIELIPDGAGCWVERETVVALVDSNTEGQRK, from the coding sequence ATGAAGAAAATAGCCGTTATATTGATTTCGCTCTCTTTGGCGGGTTGCTTTGATGACACTTCAGACCTGCAAGCGCATATTGCGCAAGTACAGGCTAATACGCCCAAACAAATAGAGCCCATTCCAAAAATTCCAGAATTTAATCATTTTGATTATTCGGTGACTTCGTTGAGAAGCCCGTTTGATGCACCAAGGCCGGAAGCAATACAAGAAAAAGTTCAACAAATGTCAGGTTGTTTAAGTCCGGATCCACGGCGTAGAAAACAACCATTAGAAAAATTCTCTTTAAGTGATCTTAGTATGAAAGGCACTTTAGGTGAATTAGGTATTACCTGGGCCTTAGTTGAAGCTTCAGATACAACTTTGCACCGAGTTGCTGTTGGTAACTATTTAGGCCTGTATAATGGTAGAATAACTGAAGTAAATCAAAATAATGTCAAAGTTATAGAGTTGATCCCTGATGGTGCGGGTTGTTGGGTAGAGCGAGAAACTGTTGTCGCTCTGGTTGATTCTAATACAGAGGGGCAAAGGAAGTAA
- a CDS encoding pilus assembly protein PilM: MLKNLWNTKNSAIVGIDIGSHSAKAVFISQGSDGYILEAVATEPMPRGAIVDREIQDIEAVGNVIAKLRSKITSSVSNAAAAVSGQTVITKVIYMDVALTEQELASQIEIEADSLIPYPLDEVSLDFERLEVNESDPTKINVLLSAARTESVEARVSALEAGGFTTKVVDVESYALSRSFDLILPLLPDDAAEKIVAIVDIGALMTLFSVTQAGENIYSRDQLFGGEQYTRSIVSYYNMSFEEAEISKIAGDLPPNYTFEVLAPFHTILVQQIRRAIQMFLTSSGKEKIDYLVISGGCAQVEGIHELLNEELGVHTVIANPFSAMKISSAIDEQELNNTASQYMVAAGLALRSFSSWHI, from the coding sequence ATGCTGAAAAATCTGTGGAACACTAAAAACTCTGCAATCGTCGGAATAGATATAGGCTCTCACTCTGCTAAGGCTGTTTTTATCAGTCAGGGTAGTGACGGTTATATATTAGAGGCCGTGGCTACTGAACCCATGCCTCGGGGAGCTATTGTCGACAGAGAAATTCAAGATATTGAAGCTGTAGGTAACGTAATTGCAAAATTGCGCAGTAAGATTACTTCGTCGGTTTCAAATGCTGCTGCTGCAGTTTCCGGTCAAACCGTTATCACTAAAGTCATTTATATGGATGTCGCACTCACTGAACAAGAGTTGGCGAGCCAAATAGAAATAGAAGCCGATAGCCTAATTCCTTATCCACTTGATGAAGTGAGTTTGGATTTTGAACGTTTAGAGGTTAATGAATCAGATCCTACTAAAATTAATGTCTTATTGAGTGCTGCGCGTACGGAGTCGGTTGAGGCGCGGGTCTCAGCGTTAGAAGCTGGAGGTTTTACTACTAAGGTCGTTGATGTCGAGTCTTATGCGTTGAGTCGTTCATTTGATTTGATCTTACCTTTGTTACCAGATGATGCCGCCGAAAAAATAGTGGCAATAGTCGATATTGGTGCGTTAATGACGTTATTTTCGGTCACTCAGGCAGGCGAAAATATTTATAGCCGTGATCAATTGTTTGGCGGCGAACAATATACTCGTTCTATTGTTTCTTACTACAATATGTCGTTTGAAGAGGCCGAAATTTCCAAAATAGCAGGAGATTTACCACCTAATTATACCTTTGAAGTGTTAGCGCCATTTCATACTATTTTAGTGCAACAAATTCGTCGGGCGATTCAAATGTTTTTAACGTCCAGCGGTAAAGAAAAAATCGATTATTTGGTTATTTCGGGTGGCTGCGCGCAAGTTGAAGGAATACATGAATTACTAAATGAAGAGTTGGGGGTTCATACGGTGATTGCTAATCCGTTTTCCGCGATGAAAATTTCCTCTGCAATTGATGAACAAGAACTGAATAACACCGCATCTCAATATATGGTAGCGGCAGGTTTAGCGTTAAGGAGTTTTTCATCATGGCACATATAA
- a CDS encoding type 4a pilus biogenesis protein PilO yields MNIDFSQFDNLELNNIGNWPPLAKGVFAAFAAIIVLGLGYTAIISDKIVRLDAVAAEENTLKQQYQTKYHVVANLELFKQQMIEAETLFAKQLKSLPESHETPGLLDDITFVGTTSGLDFVKLNWQPEITQEIYIELPIDIEVIGTYHEFGNFVSKIAGLPRIVTLHDFDIAISKESNGLLNLKLEAKTYRYREASTQ; encoded by the coding sequence GTGAACATAGATTTTTCACAGTTTGATAACCTCGAGCTGAATAATATTGGCAACTGGCCACCACTGGCAAAGGGAGTTTTTGCAGCTTTTGCTGCCATTATTGTCTTAGGCTTAGGCTATACAGCGATCATTAGTGATAAAATTGTTCGTTTAGATGCCGTTGCCGCGGAAGAAAATACGTTAAAACAACAATATCAGACTAAATATCATGTGGTGGCTAATCTTGAGCTGTTTAAGCAGCAAATGATCGAAGCAGAAACATTATTTGCTAAACAACTTAAAAGTCTCCCTGAAAGTCACGAAACACCAGGCCTATTGGATGATATTACCTTTGTTGGTACTACCAGTGGATTGGATTTTGTTAAGTTGAATTGGCAACCAGAAATTACTCAGGAAATTTATATTGAGTTACCTATCGATATTGAAGTCATAGGTACCTATCATGAATTTGGCAATTTTGTCAGTAAAATTGCGGGCTTACCTCGTATTGTTACCTTGCATGATTTTGATATTGCTATTAGCAAAGAGTCTAATGGCTTGCTAAACCTTAAGTTAGAGGCAAAAACGTACCGTTATCGAGAGGCAAGCACCCAATGA
- a CDS encoding penicillin-binding protein 1A, translating into MFSFKKILKIGVVIVLLGIFALFALYLSMRSELPSVESLKDIQWQTPMKIYSADGQLMNQFGEKKRIPLSLEQMPQQLINAILATEDERFYLHFGVDPIGMMRAIFGQITGQNKGGASTITMQVARNFFLTREQTYIRKLKEIFTAFHIEHLLTKDEILELYMNKIELGHRAFGFGAAAQVYYNKDVKDLTLAQMAVLAGLPKAPSTMNPISRPERAKARRAVVLQRMLVTNYITRQQYQQAVNAPITAQKHGAVIELDAPYAAEMAHQEMIERYGTEKAYTEGYKVFTTVTAKLQKAAQHSVINNLLAYSKRHGYRGPQQSLRTPQAADDQQVSVKELAPLSQQEIIDALSQVIEYKPLLAAVVTQVNEQSIEITLKNNTIASIPWSGLSWAREFINDDKQGPEPQVAKEILNYGDVIYVTQQQDGYHLSQLPSASSALVALSPDNGAIKAVVGGFSFEQSQFNRVTQAKRQVGSNIKPFVYSAALDNGFTLASLVNDVPINQWDQKSGFVWRPKNSPEQYSGEIRVKRALAQSKNVVAVRLLRAVGLNKLIPHLASFGFAPDELPRDESLALGSASFTPLEVAAGFATFANGGFLIEPFIIERIEDSFGNIVYQANPAIACDDCTEFLPTEELTASLNNQDEDFSSINETNQENNKPAFIKAERAISASNAFLITQALNEVIWGADWSQKPGWQGTGFRARKLNRRDIAGKTGTTNEAKDAWFSGFSRRLVATSWIGFDDPSRNLGRSSYNNNLSKDQITGKEFGAKSAQPAWISFMRTALEDLAEEPFIQPSEIVSVRIDKKTGKLTRKTDRSSTFEYFILGTAPTEYISKDHTLEIFDTNEQTEEIF; encoded by the coding sequence TTGTTTTCTTTCAAAAAAATTCTAAAAATCGGCGTTGTTATCGTCCTACTTGGTATTTTTGCTTTATTTGCTTTGTACCTTTCAATGCGCAGCGAATTACCTAGCGTTGAATCACTAAAAGATATTCAGTGGCAAACACCAATGAAAATTTACAGTGCTGACGGTCAATTAATGAATCAATTTGGTGAGAAAAAACGAATTCCGCTCTCTTTAGAGCAAATGCCACAGCAACTGATCAATGCCATACTAGCCACCGAAGATGAACGCTTTTATCTTCATTTTGGTGTAGACCCTATAGGCATGATGCGCGCGATATTCGGACAGATTACCGGACAAAATAAAGGTGGTGCCAGTACAATTACCATGCAGGTAGCACGTAATTTCTTTTTAACACGAGAACAAACTTATATTCGTAAGCTAAAAGAAATCTTCACCGCATTTCATATAGAACATTTGTTAACCAAAGATGAAATTCTCGAGCTCTATATGAATAAAATAGAGTTAGGTCATCGTGCTTTTGGTTTTGGTGCCGCCGCTCAGGTTTATTACAACAAAGATGTTAAAGATTTAACACTGGCACAAATGGCCGTGCTGGCAGGATTACCTAAAGCACCTTCCACTATGAACCCTATTAGTCGTCCTGAACGTGCCAAAGCAAGACGAGCAGTGGTTTTACAACGCATGTTAGTAACCAACTATATTACCCGACAACAATACCAACAAGCAGTAAATGCACCGATTACCGCACAAAAACATGGGGCAGTCATAGAACTAGACGCTCCTTATGCCGCAGAAATGGCCCATCAGGAAATGATAGAACGCTATGGTACAGAAAAGGCGTACACTGAGGGCTACAAAGTATTTACGACGGTAACGGCCAAGCTACAAAAAGCGGCCCAGCATTCCGTGATAAACAATCTGCTCGCTTACAGTAAGCGTCACGGTTATCGTGGTCCACAGCAATCACTGCGCACGCCACAAGCAGCAGATGATCAACAAGTGTCAGTTAAGGAATTAGCTCCCCTCAGCCAGCAAGAGATCATTGATGCGCTATCACAGGTAATCGAATATAAACCATTACTGGCGGCAGTCGTCACACAAGTCAATGAGCAGAGTATTGAAATTACGTTAAAAAATAACACTATAGCAAGCATTCCCTGGTCCGGACTTTCCTGGGCGCGAGAGTTTATCAATGATGATAAACAGGGGCCTGAACCACAAGTCGCAAAAGAAATACTCAACTATGGGGATGTCATCTACGTCACTCAACAGCAAGATGGCTATCATTTAAGTCAGCTACCCTCAGCAAGCTCAGCGCTAGTTGCCTTGTCGCCAGACAATGGCGCAATAAAAGCGGTCGTTGGTGGTTTTAGCTTTGAGCAATCACAATTTAACCGGGTCACTCAGGCGAAACGTCAGGTCGGTTCGAATATAAAACCGTTTGTTTATTCTGCGGCGTTAGACAACGGTTTTACCCTTGCCTCATTAGTCAATGATGTCCCTATTAATCAATGGGACCAAAAATCTGGTTTTGTCTGGCGACCGAAAAACTCTCCAGAACAATACAGCGGCGAAATTCGAGTCAAACGTGCCTTAGCACAGTCGAAAAACGTGGTTGCAGTACGATTATTAAGGGCTGTAGGTCTTAATAAACTTATCCCACACTTAGCATCATTCGGCTTTGCACCGGATGAACTACCAAGAGATGAGTCATTAGCACTTGGCTCTGCATCATTCACCCCGTTAGAAGTTGCGGCAGGATTTGCCACCTTTGCCAATGGTGGTTTTCTTATTGAGCCGTTTATTATCGAACGTATTGAGGATTCGTTTGGCAATATTGTTTATCAAGCAAACCCAGCTATCGCTTGCGACGACTGTACCGAGTTTCTGCCAACCGAGGAACTAACGGCATCACTTAATAATCAGGATGAAGACTTTTCATCGATTAATGAAACTAATCAGGAGAATAACAAACCCGCTTTTATTAAAGCGGAGCGCGCAATTAGTGCCTCTAACGCCTTTTTGATCACTCAAGCGCTAAACGAAGTTATTTGGGGAGCAGATTGGTCACAAAAACCTGGCTGGCAAGGAACAGGGTTTCGCGCCAGAAAACTTAATCGCAGAGATATTGCCGGAAAAACCGGAACCACTAATGAAGCAAAAGATGCCTGGTTTTCCGGCTTCAGTCGCCGTTTAGTGGCGACCTCCTGGATAGGATTTGACGACCCATCGCGTAATCTCGGTCGTAGCTCTTATAATAATAACCTGAGCAAAGATCAAATCACTGGCAAAGAGTTTGGTGCTAAATCTGCCCAACCCGCTTGGATTTCATTTATGCGCACAGCTCTTGAAGACTTAGCGGAAGAACCTTTTATTCAACCAAGCGAAATAGTCTCAGTACGTATCGATAAAAAAACCGGTAAATTAACAAGAAAGACCGATCGAAGCAGCACCTTTGAATATTTTATCTTAGGTACAGCTCCTACCGAATATATTAGCAAAGATCATACTCTGGAGATTTTTGATACTAATGAACAAACAGAAGAAATTTTCTAA